In Stieleria sp. JC731, a genomic segment contains:
- a CDS encoding peptidase C39: MSIACLVAATLAFTFASNSKGQRVMLGLALSTLAMVYFLFYGTGQLVWARFVPDSAAIIYTNLACIFAALAAGWALRLPGTPAWRRITLSVMLAAGTMVIILWPLLSIAIRPPIEGGNEWKNGVALQTSWANCSPAAAATLLSAEQIAVSEAEMVPLCLTDSEGTPTLGLYRGIKLIAEENGRDVEIVDVDLDGLLSRNQWPVLLAVELPYGVDDRRYADQWGWIPGMGHSVVALGRDPRGGSGILIGDPSRGLEIWTEDDLDVLWHGNGIRLAK, translated from the coding sequence ATGTCCATTGCATGCCTTGTCGCCGCGACGCTCGCATTCACCTTTGCATCAAACTCGAAAGGCCAACGAGTGATGTTGGGATTGGCGTTGTCTACCCTCGCGATGGTCTATTTCCTGTTTTACGGAACAGGCCAACTTGTGTGGGCTAGATTCGTTCCGGATTCCGCCGCGATCATTTACACCAATCTCGCTTGTATTTTTGCAGCCCTCGCGGCAGGCTGGGCTCTGCGACTGCCGGGCACCCCGGCATGGCGACGCATCACGCTGTCGGTCATGCTGGCCGCTGGAACGATGGTCATCATCCTGTGGCCGCTCTTATCGATCGCAATTCGACCGCCAATCGAGGGTGGAAACGAATGGAAAAACGGCGTTGCATTGCAGACGTCCTGGGCGAACTGCAGTCCTGCCGCAGCGGCAACGCTGCTCAGCGCCGAACAAATCGCCGTGTCCGAAGCCGAGATGGTGCCACTATGCCTGACGGATTCCGAGGGAACGCCAACACTGGGTCTCTATCGTGGGATCAAACTGATCGCCGAAGAAAACGGACGTGATGTCGAGATCGTCGATGTGGACTTGGATGGTTTATTGTCACGCAATCAATGGCCTGTGCTGCTGGCTGTGGAACTTCCGTATGGAGTCGATGACCGGCGCTATGCTGATCAATGGGGCTGGATCCCAGGAATGGGGCACAGCGTGGTCGCACTTGGGCGAGACCCCCGCGGAGGCTCAGGAATCTTGATCGGCGACCCATCGCGAGGTTTAGAAATATGGACCGAAGACGACCTAGACGTCCTATGGCATGGCAACGGAATTCGCCTCGCCAAATAG